From Streptomyces qinzhouensis, one genomic window encodes:
- a CDS encoding DinB family protein: MTTDAPAPSARSALLAGQLDLVWALFEHHLPGLDFDDHLWEPAPGAWTVRPDGAGRWVPDWQMPEPDPVPTTSIGWLTWHIDYWWTVTHRHCFGDGAPAREEIFWPGSAGAAAARLRGLKDEWRAELVKRTDDELDATERTAGLPLFGDTVLTLAETASWVNFELAKNVSEIGLTVRLRRART, from the coding sequence ATGACGACCGACGCCCCCGCCCCTTCGGCCCGTTCCGCCCTGCTCGCCGGGCAGCTCGACCTGGTCTGGGCCCTCTTCGAGCACCACCTTCCGGGCCTGGACTTCGACGATCATCTCTGGGAGCCCGCGCCCGGGGCGTGGACCGTACGGCCCGACGGTGCGGGCCGCTGGGTCCCCGACTGGCAGATGCCGGAGCCCGACCCCGTACCGACGACGTCCATCGGCTGGCTGACCTGGCATATCGACTACTGGTGGACGGTCACCCACCGGCACTGCTTCGGGGACGGCGCCCCGGCGCGCGAGGAGATCTTCTGGCCCGGGAGCGCCGGGGCAGCCGCCGCCCGGCTGCGCGGGCTGAAGGACGAGTGGCGGGCCGAGCTGGTGAAACGCACGGACGATGAGCTGGACGCCACCGAGCGGACCGCCGGGCTGCCGCTGTTCGGAGACACCGTGCTCACGCTGGCCGAGACCGCGTCCTGGGTGAACTTCGAACTGGCGAAGAACGTGTCCGAGATCGGGCTCACCGTCCGGCTGCGGAGGGCGCGGACCTGA
- a CDS encoding glutamyl-tRNA reductase, translating to MSLLVVGLSHRSAPVSVLERAALSADAQVKLAQDIVSAEPAAEAAVLATCNRIELYADVDKFHAGVAELSTLLAQHSGVGLEELTPYLYVHYEDRAVHHLFSVACGLDSMVVGEGQILGQIKDALARGQELHTAGRLINDLFQQALRVGKRAHSETGIDRAGQSLVSFGLEQLADGADVAGWVAGQRALVIGAGSMSSLAATTLARLGVRELVIANRTLDRAEKLAASLGALGQGSVRAVPMSAVPEELAHASAVVSCTGATGLVLTAEAVADALAVPEGASAVMVGSVVADGALRAPDGSLVARLAETASRDGRVRVRDLGGRPAEGGDPGCPVGLDEAHTSVTAGDPAQHGVWMENAGGTAVIAPRQAVRHRSGSVRMALLDLAMPRDIDHAVHRVPGVRLVDIESLADASADAPMAVDVDQVRDIVAAEVAAFGAAQRAARITPTVVALRAMAADVVAGELARLDGRVSGLDEKQRGEIQQTVRRVVDKLLHAPTVRVKQLAGEPGGAEYADALRTLFDLDPETVASVSRADMNDRETDAENRGRS from the coding sequence ATGAGCCTTCTGGTCGTCGGACTGAGCCACCGCAGCGCGCCGGTGAGCGTGCTGGAGAGGGCCGCGCTCTCCGCGGACGCGCAGGTCAAGCTGGCACAGGACATCGTCTCCGCCGAGCCCGCCGCGGAGGCGGCGGTGCTGGCCACCTGCAACCGCATCGAGCTCTACGCGGACGTCGACAAATTCCACGCGGGCGTGGCCGAGCTGTCCACGCTGCTCGCCCAGCACAGCGGGGTGGGGCTGGAAGAGCTGACCCCCTATCTCTATGTGCACTACGAGGACCGCGCCGTCCACCATCTCTTCTCGGTGGCCTGCGGACTGGACTCGATGGTCGTCGGCGAGGGCCAGATCCTCGGCCAGATCAAGGACGCCCTCGCGCGCGGCCAGGAGCTGCACACCGCCGGACGGCTGATCAACGACCTCTTCCAGCAGGCCCTGCGGGTCGGCAAGCGCGCCCACAGCGAGACCGGTATCGACCGGGCCGGACAGTCCCTGGTCAGCTTCGGCCTGGAGCAGCTCGCCGACGGCGCGGACGTCGCCGGCTGGGTGGCCGGGCAGCGGGCCTTGGTCATCGGCGCCGGTTCGATGTCCTCGCTCGCCGCGACGACCCTCGCGCGGCTCGGCGTACGCGAACTCGTTATCGCCAATCGCACACTCGACCGGGCGGAGAAGCTGGCAGCGTCGCTCGGGGCGCTCGGCCAGGGGTCCGTACGGGCCGTGCCGATGAGCGCGGTGCCGGAAGAGCTGGCCCACGCGTCCGCGGTGGTGTCCTGTACCGGCGCGACCGGGCTCGTCCTCACCGCCGAGGCGGTAGCCGACGCGCTCGCCGTGCCCGAGGGCGCCTCCGCCGTGATGGTGGGCTCCGTCGTGGCCGATGGTGCCCTGCGCGCGCCCGACGGCAGTCTGGTCGCCCGGCTGGCGGAGACCGCGAGCCGGGACGGCCGGGTCCGGGTCCGGGATCTCGGCGGCCGCCCCGCCGAGGGCGGCGATCCGGGCTGCCCCGTCGGACTCGACGAGGCGCACACCTCCGTCACCGCGGGTGACCCGGCCCAGCACGGGGTGTGGATGGAGAACGCCGGCGGTACCGCGGTCATCGCGCCCCGCCAGGCCGTACGCCACCGGAGCGGCTCCGTCCGCATGGCTCTGCTCGATCTGGCCATGCCCCGCGACATCGATCACGCCGTTCACCGCGTCCCCGGTGTCCGGCTCGTCGACATCGAATCGCTCGCCGACGCCTCGGCCGACGCGCCCATGGCGGTCGACGTCGACCAGGTCCGTGACATCGTCGCCGCCGAGGTGGCGGCCTTCGGGGCGGCCCAGCGCGCCGCCCGGATCACGCCCACCGTCGTCGCCCTGCGCGCGATGGCCGCCGATGTCGTCGCCGGTGAGCTGGCCAGGCTCGACGGCCGCGTCAGCGGGCTCGACGAGAAGCAGCGCGGCGAGATCCAGCAGACCGTACGACGTGTGGTGGACAAGCTGCTGCACGCGCCGACGGTCCGGGTGAAGCAGTTGGCCGGTGAGCCCGGCGGTGCCGAGTACGCCGACGCCCTGCGCACCCTCTTCGACCTCGACCCGGAGACTGTGGCGTCCGTCAGCCGGGCCGATATGAACGACCGCGAGACCGACGCCGAGAACCGAGGGCGATCATGA
- a CDS encoding uroporphyrinogen-III synthase, with protein MSPTTNLSTAYDSAHGHVTFLGAGPGDPGLLTLRAVEALAGADVLIAEPDVLDVVRGHARASVSTPELTVIDDASTAAGIPVLRDAVNLVMEAARSGRRVVRAVTGDPGLDADAGHEMLACAAEGIPFEVVPGIAAAVGVPAYAGVPLRDAQGADVRFVDARTASERCWSEVGASDGTVVVSTTLDAVAAAAGELVAAGRKPDTPLTVTVAGTTTRQRTWAATLGTIAQVFKQGKVLPSPEGHRPVIAVVGERSAPAQRDQLAWFESKPLFGWKVLVPRTREQAASLSDQLRSYGAVPHEVPTIAVEPPRTPQQMERAVKGLVTGRYEWIAFTSVNAVKAVREKFEEYGLDARAFAGIKVAAVGEQTAKALIDFGVKPDLVPSGEQSAAGLLEDWPPYDPVFDPIDRVFLPRADIATETLVAGLIELGWEVDDVTAYRTVRASPPPAETREAIKGGGFDAVLFTSSSTVRNLVGIAGKPHNVTVIACIGPATAKTAEEHGLRVDVLSPEPSVHRLAEALADFGAGRRAAAVEAGEHVTRPSERRPGGRRRRTTT; from the coding sequence TTGAGCCCCACCACCAACCTGTCCACGGCGTACGACTCGGCACACGGGCACGTCACCTTCCTCGGCGCCGGTCCCGGCGATCCCGGACTGCTGACCCTGCGGGCCGTCGAGGCCCTCGCGGGAGCCGACGTGCTGATCGCCGAGCCCGATGTGCTCGACGTGGTACGCGGCCACGCGCGGGCGAGCGTCAGCACGCCTGAGCTGACGGTCATTGACGATGCGTCAACAGCCGCCGGAATCCCCGTACTCAGGGATGCGGTCAATCTTGTCATGGAGGCCGCGCGCTCCGGCAGGCGGGTCGTTCGAGCGGTGACCGGCGATCCGGGGCTCGACGCCGACGCCGGTCACGAGATGCTGGCCTGCGCCGCGGAGGGCATTCCCTTCGAGGTGGTGCCCGGTATCGCGGCGGCCGTGGGCGTGCCCGCCTATGCCGGGGTGCCGCTGCGGGACGCGCAGGGCGCGGACGTCCGTTTCGTCGACGCCCGGACCGCGAGCGAACGCTGCTGGTCGGAGGTGGGGGCGAGCGACGGCACGGTCGTGGTCTCGACCACGCTCGACGCGGTCGCCGCCGCGGCGGGCGAGCTGGTCGCGGCGGGCCGCAAGCCGGACACCCCGCTGACCGTCACCGTCGCCGGGACCACCACCCGGCAGCGGACCTGGGCCGCGACGCTCGGCACGATCGCGCAGGTCTTCAAGCAGGGCAAGGTGCTGCCGTCCCCGGAGGGACACCGGCCGGTGATAGCCGTGGTCGGTGAGCGCAGCGCGCCCGCGCAGCGCGATCAGCTCGCATGGTTCGAGTCCAAGCCGCTGTTCGGCTGGAAGGTGCTCGTCCCGCGGACGAGGGAGCAGGCGGCTTCCCTGTCGGACCAGTTGCGTTCGTACGGTGCGGTGCCGCACGAGGTGCCGACGATCGCGGTCGAGCCGCCGCGTACCCCGCAGCAGATGGAGCGGGCGGTCAAGGGCCTGGTCACCGGGCGGTACGAGTGGATCGCCTTCACCTCGGTGAACGCGGTCAAGGCGGTCCGGGAGAAGTTCGAGGAGTACGGGCTCGATGCCCGCGCCTTCGCCGGGATCAAGGTCGCGGCGGTCGGCGAGCAGACCGCGAAGGCGCTGATCGACTTCGGCGTCAAGCCCGATCTGGTGCCGAGCGGCGAGCAGTCGGCCGCCGGGTTGCTGGAGGACTGGCCGCCGTACGACCCGGTCTTCGACCCGATCGACCGGGTGTTCCTGCCGCGGGCCGATATCGCGACCGAGACCCTGGTCGCGGGCCTGATCGAACTGGGCTGGGAGGTCGACGACGTCACGGCCTACCGGACCGTGCGGGCCTCGCCGCCGCCGGCGGAGACCCGCGAGGCGATCAAGGGCGGTGGCTTCGACGCGGTGCTGTTCACCTCGTCGTCGACCGTACGGAATCTGGTCGGGATCGCCGGGAAGCCGCACAATGTGACGGTCATCGCGTGTATCGGCCCGGCGACGGCGAAGACCGCGGAGGAGCACGGGCTGCGGGTGGATGTGCTGTCCCCGGAGCCGTCGGTGCACCGGTTGGCGGAGGCGCTGGCCGACTTCGGCGCGGGGCGCCGGGCGGCGGCGGTCGAGGCGGGCGAGCATGTCACCCGGCCGAGTGAGCGGCGCCCGGGTGGCCGCAGACGGCGTACGACGACCTGA
- the hemC gene encoding hydroxymethylbilane synthase, translated as MTERALRLGTRRSKLAMAQSGQVARAVEALTGRSVELVEITTYGDTSREHLAQIGGTGVFVAALREALAAGEVDFAVHSLKDLPTAQPDELVLAAIPKREDPRDVLIARDGLTFDRLPEGARVGTGSPRRAAQLNAYARAHHTRIETVPIRGNVDTRIGFVHSGELDAVVLAAAGLNRMGRSAEVTDFLSVDFVLPAPGQGALAIECPAHDTELIAVLAELDDPVTRVAVTAERSLLAALEAGCSAPVGALADLLGDGQAVTEMRLRGVVGTTDGVTLVQLSVTGPVPTSHGDAIALGRELASEMLAKGAAGLMGERAS; from the coding sequence ATGACCGAGAGGGCACTGAGGCTGGGGACCAGGCGAAGCAAGCTCGCCATGGCCCAGTCCGGGCAAGTGGCACGGGCGGTGGAGGCGCTGACCGGCCGATCCGTCGAGCTGGTCGAGATCACCACGTACGGCGACACCTCGCGCGAGCATCTGGCGCAGATCGGCGGCACCGGTGTGTTCGTGGCCGCGCTGCGTGAGGCGCTGGCCGCGGGCGAGGTGGACTTCGCGGTTCACTCGCTGAAGGACCTTCCGACCGCGCAGCCGGACGAACTGGTGCTGGCGGCGATCCCGAAGCGCGAGGACCCGCGGGACGTGCTGATCGCCCGCGACGGGCTGACCTTCGACCGGCTGCCCGAGGGCGCCCGGGTCGGGACCGGCTCCCCGCGGCGCGCCGCCCAGCTCAACGCGTACGCGCGGGCCCACCACACCCGCATAGAGACCGTCCCGATCCGGGGGAACGTCGATACCCGGATCGGATTTGTGCACAGCGGGGAACTGGACGCGGTGGTACTCGCCGCGGCCGGTCTGAACCGCATGGGCAGAAGTGCGGAGGTGACCGATTTCCTCTCGGTCGACTTCGTCCTGCCCGCCCCCGGCCAGGGGGCCCTGGCGATCGAATGCCCCGCGCACGACACGGAGCTGATCGCCGTTCTCGCCGAGCTCGACGACCCGGTCACCCGGGTCGCCGTGACCGCCGAGCGTTCCCTGCTCGCCGCCCTGGAGGCCGGCTGCAGCGCACCCGTGGGGGCGCTCGCCGACCTGTTGGGCGACGGCCAGGCTGTCACCGAAATGCGCCTGCGGGGCGTCGTCGGCACCACCGACGGCGTCACGCTGGTGCAGCTATCCGTCACCGGTCCCGTACCCACGTCGCACGGCGACGCCATCGCGCTCGGTCGCGAACTCGCGTCCGAGATGCTCGCCAAGGGTGCGGCCGGTCTTATGGGGGAGCGAGCGTCTTGA
- a CDS encoding glutaredoxin family protein: MSPLLRRTKKKAASDRVVTLIGKPGCHLCDDARTVVQEVCAAVGAVWEEKDISRDEALHREYWEQIPVVLVDGEQHTFWKVDAGRLRRALEG, translated from the coding sequence ATGAGTCCACTGCTGCGGCGTACGAAGAAGAAGGCGGCGAGTGACCGGGTGGTCACGCTGATCGGCAAGCCGGGGTGTCATCTCTGCGACGACGCGCGGACGGTCGTCCAGGAGGTGTGCGCGGCGGTGGGGGCGGTGTGGGAGGAGAAGGACATCAGCCGGGACGAGGCGCTGCACCGGGAGTACTGGGAGCAGATTCCGGTGGTGCTGGTGGACGGGGAGCAGCACACGTTCTGGAAGGTGGACGCGGGGCGCCTGCGGCGGGCCTTGGAGGGGTGA
- a CDS encoding cytochrome P450, translating into MEGAAPTDGVPWFDVTGPDFAITSAAVHAARERSWYARTEYGLAVLRHAETEELLKHPLLRQGSVSWLARNGVTEGPLADWWASWVLHQEGAEHRRLRRLMNPAFSARAATALLPRFRALAGELTDVFADRGGCEFVAEFAEPYAARVIAVLLGLPEPEWPVVARESGVLGLAMTVNVRRDLDRIERALAALYAYADELIADRRRRERDDFVSRLVRAGGPAADRGRDRDRDRLSDAELRDGLVLLIFGGFDTTRNQLGLALRTFARHPAQWRLLAERPELGAAAAEEVMRVNPTVRWITREALADFTFQGLDIPAGTTVQLWSESAGTDPRAHGPYSFDITAERAPHFGFGGGVHHCLGHFVARGDMAEALPVLARRLRDLRIGEGAVQLPDSGNTGPVRLPLLFTPAP; encoded by the coding sequence ATGGAGGGTGCCGCCCCGACGGACGGCGTTCCCTGGTTCGATGTCACCGGTCCGGACTTCGCCATCACCTCCGCCGCGGTGCACGCGGCGCGCGAGCGCTCCTGGTACGCCCGGACCGAGTACGGGCTCGCGGTTCTGCGCCACGCGGAGACGGAAGAGCTGCTCAAGCACCCCCTGCTCCGTCAGGGAAGCGTGTCCTGGCTCGCCCGCAACGGGGTCACCGAGGGCCCTCTCGCCGACTGGTGGGCGAGCTGGGTCCTGCACCAGGAGGGGGCGGAGCACCGCAGGCTGCGGCGGCTGATGAATCCGGCCTTCTCGGCCCGGGCGGCCACGGCCCTGCTGCCCCGTTTCCGGGCCCTCGCCGGTGAGCTGACGGACGTGTTCGCGGACCGCGGTGGCTGCGAGTTCGTCGCGGAGTTCGCCGAACCCTACGCGGCCCGGGTGATCGCCGTGCTCCTCGGCCTCCCGGAGCCGGAGTGGCCGGTCGTCGCCCGTGAATCCGGCGTACTGGGCCTCGCCATGACGGTGAACGTCCGCCGGGACCTCGACCGCATCGAGCGCGCGCTCGCCGCGCTGTACGCCTACGCCGATGAGCTGATCGCCGACCGGCGGCGCCGGGAGCGCGACGACTTCGTCTCCCGGCTGGTCCGGGCCGGCGGCCCGGCCGCCGACCGGGGCAGGGACCGTGACCGTGACCGTCTCAGCGACGCGGAACTCCGCGACGGTCTGGTGCTGCTGATCTTCGGGGGCTTCGACACCACCCGTAACCAACTCGGTCTGGCCCTCCGGACCTTCGCCCGACATCCCGCCCAGTGGCGGCTCCTCGCCGAGCGGCCGGAGCTGGGCGCCGCCGCGGCCGAGGAGGTGATGCGTGTCAATCCCACCGTGCGCTGGATCACCCGGGAGGCGCTGGCGGACTTCACCTTCCAGGGGCTGGACATCCCCGCCGGGACCACCGTCCAGCTGTGGAGCGAGTCCGCCGGTACCGACCCGCGCGCCCACGGCCCGTACTCCTTCGACATCACCGCCGAGCGGGCACCGCACTTCGGTTTCGGCGGCGGGGTCCACCACTGTCTCGGCCACTTCGTGGCCCGCGGCGATATGGCCGAGGCGCTGCCGGTGCTCGCCCGGCGCCTGCGGGACCTCCGGATCGGCGAGGGCGCCGTCCAGCTCCCCGACTCCGGCAACACCGGCCCCGTACGCCTCCCGCTCCTCTTCACCCCCGCTCCCTGA
- a CDS encoding redox-sensing transcriptional repressor Rex: MATGRNHRPATRSRGIPEATVARLPLYLRALTALSERSVPTVSSEELAAAAGVNSAKLRKDFSYLGSYGTRGVGYDVEYLVYQISRELGLTQDWPVVIVGIGNLGAALANYGGFASRGFRVAALIDADPAMAGKPVAGIPVQHSDELEKIISDNGVSIGVIATPAGAAQPVCDRLVAAGVTSILNFAPTVLSVPEGVDVRKVDLSIELQILAFHEQRKAGDGGEAAAPAASAPADGGAGTASAGAESAGRKGPDGDMPAVMPA; encoded by the coding sequence GTGGCAACTGGCCGAAATCACCGACCGGCGACTCGCAGCCGAGGAATCCCCGAGGCCACCGTCGCTCGGCTTCCGCTGTACCTGCGGGCGCTGACCGCGCTCTCCGAGCGTTCCGTACCCACGGTCTCCTCCGAGGAACTGGCCGCGGCGGCGGGGGTCAACTCCGCCAAGCTGCGGAAGGACTTCTCGTACCTCGGCTCCTACGGCACCCGCGGTGTGGGGTACGACGTCGAGTACCTCGTCTACCAGATCTCCCGTGAGCTGGGGCTCACCCAGGACTGGCCCGTGGTCATCGTCGGTATCGGCAACCTCGGCGCCGCGCTCGCCAACTACGGCGGATTCGCCTCCCGCGGCTTCCGGGTCGCCGCGCTGATCGACGCGGATCCGGCGATGGCCGGGAAGCCCGTCGCGGGGATCCCGGTCCAGCACAGCGACGAGCTGGAGAAGATCATCAGCGACAACGGTGTGTCGATCGGTGTCATCGCGACGCCGGCCGGTGCCGCGCAGCCGGTGTGCGACCGGCTGGTAGCCGCCGGGGTCACCTCCATCCTGAACTTCGCGCCGACCGTGCTCTCCGTGCCGGAGGGTGTCGACGTGCGCAAGGTCGACCTGTCGATCGAACTCCAGATCCTCGCCTTCCACGAGCAGCGGAAGGCGGGAGACGGCGGCGAGGCCGCCGCCCCCGCCGCGTCCGCTCCGGCGGACGGCGGGGCGGGCACCGCTTCGGCGGGCGCCGAGAGCGCCGGCCGGAAGGGACCTGACGGGGATATGCCCGCCGTGATGCCGGCATGA
- a CDS encoding HAD family hydrolase, translated as MAARGWLTPRRRSATARSVLAGEAAAEAARKATSELGGDGTTPAETATADPAAPEHDFPVAGDIRAAAFFDLDNTVMQGAAIFHFGRGLYKRKFFQRSELARFAWQQTWFRLAGVEDPEHMADVRESALSIVKGHRVSELMSIGEEIYDEYMADRIWPGTRALAQAHLDAGQKVWLVTAAPVETATIIARRLGLTGALGTVAESVDGVYTGRLVGEPLHGPAKAEAVRALAAAEGLDLARCAAYSDSHNDIPMLSLVGHPYAINPDTKLRKHARERDWRLRDYRTGRKAAKVGIPAAAGVGAIAGGTAAAVALHRRRR; from the coding sequence ATGGCCGCACGTGGATGGCTCACCCCCCGACGGCGCTCCGCGACCGCGCGCAGCGTGCTCGCAGGCGAGGCGGCGGCCGAGGCCGCCCGCAAGGCGACCAGCGAACTGGGCGGCGACGGCACCACCCCGGCCGAGACGGCGACAGCGGACCCCGCCGCCCCCGAACACGACTTCCCCGTCGCCGGCGATATCCGCGCCGCCGCCTTCTTCGACCTCGACAACACCGTCATGCAGGGCGCCGCGATCTTCCACTTCGGCCGCGGCCTGTACAAGCGGAAGTTCTTCCAGCGCAGTGAGCTGGCCCGGTTCGCCTGGCAGCAGACCTGGTTCCGGCTGGCCGGCGTCGAGGACCCGGAGCATATGGCGGATGTCCGGGAGTCCGCGCTCTCCATCGTCAAGGGCCATCGCGTCTCCGAGCTGATGAGCATCGGCGAGGAGATCTACGACGAGTACATGGCCGACCGCATCTGGCCCGGCACCCGCGCCCTCGCCCAAGCCCATCTGGACGCGGGCCAGAAGGTCTGGCTGGTCACCGCCGCCCCGGTGGAGACCGCGACGATCATCGCCCGCCGCCTCGGACTGACCGGCGCGCTCGGCACGGTGGCCGAGTCCGTCGACGGCGTCTACACGGGCAGGCTGGTCGGCGAACCCCTGCACGGCCCGGCGAAGGCCGAGGCCGTCCGCGCCCTCGCCGCCGCCGAGGGTCTCGACCTCGCGCGCTGCGCGGCGTACAGCGATTCGCACAACGACATTCCGATGCTGTCGCTCGTAGGACATCCATACGCGATCAATCCGGACACCAAGCTGCGCAAACACGCACGCGAACGCGACTGGCGGCTGCGCGACTACCGCACAGGCCGCAAGGCGGCCAAGGTCGGCATCCCGGCAGCCGCCGGAGTGGGTGCGATCGCGGGCGGTACGGCCGCCGCGGTGGCCCTGCACCGCCGCCGCCGCTGA
- a CDS encoding glutamine synthetase family protein: MSTTALDRHREQNTDQEAVGALRARIAAAGVEYIYYQSVTLGGRVVGKVVPAVHLLRSLEKGVQLHRTVAADIQADRNGTLLGGGPRAAEFTALPDLDTFAVLPWDTSVARFFCRTYEPAHQPECGGAPFAADVRGHLIRRHREFTERTGLVLRSGCEPEVTWTGPGLEVVPRPDACPAYQIDLLERSRPIYQKVISYGRALGLDMIEGDYEDPGQLELNWMYDRAELTADRLITFRQICRQVSRELGVTVSFMPKPATGVMGNGCHHNLSLWRGDENVLAEPGRRELHLSETGRHALGGLLAHAAGAMAVMGSTVNSYKRYRDAGLFAPERIDWGMDDKTCTVRLSANGRLELKLPDAMVNPYLSHAVLLAVISDGLANRIDPGPPQGTGGEAGDRFPALPATLGEALTAFAGDAVVRGGLGEETAALYLALKGDEWARFCAAVTDWEHLMYADGTP; encoded by the coding sequence TTGAGCACCACCGCGCTCGACCGCCACCGCGAACAGAACACCGACCAGGAGGCCGTGGGTGCCTTACGGGCGCGGATCGCCGCGGCCGGAGTGGAGTACATCTACTACCAGTCGGTGACCCTCGGCGGCCGGGTGGTGGGCAAGGTCGTGCCCGCGGTCCATCTGCTCCGCAGTCTGGAGAAGGGTGTCCAGCTGCACCGCACCGTCGCCGCCGATATCCAGGCCGACCGGAACGGCACCCTCCTCGGCGGCGGACCCCGGGCGGCCGAGTTCACCGCGCTGCCCGATCTCGACACCTTCGCCGTACTGCCCTGGGACACCAGCGTCGCCCGGTTCTTCTGCCGCACCTACGAGCCGGCCCATCAGCCGGAGTGCGGCGGAGCTCCGTTCGCCGCCGATGTACGGGGCCATCTCATCCGGCGGCACCGGGAGTTCACCGAGCGCACCGGACTCGTCCTCCGCTCCGGCTGCGAGCCCGAGGTGACCTGGACCGGCCCCGGCCTGGAGGTGGTCCCCCGCCCCGACGCCTGCCCGGCGTACCAGATCGATCTACTGGAACGCAGCAGGCCGATCTACCAGAAGGTGATCAGCTACGGCCGGGCGTTGGGGCTCGACATGATCGAGGGCGACTACGAGGACCCCGGACAGCTCGAACTGAACTGGATGTACGACCGGGCCGAACTGACCGCCGACCGGCTCATCACCTTCCGCCAGATCTGCCGCCAGGTCTCCCGCGAACTCGGTGTCACGGTCAGCTTCATGCCCAAACCGGCCACCGGGGTCATGGGCAACGGCTGCCATCACAACCTCAGCCTCTGGCGCGGCGACGAGAATGTCCTGGCCGAACCCGGCCGCCGTGAACTGCACCTCTCCGAGACCGGACGGCATGCTCTCGGAGGCCTGCTGGCCCATGCCGCGGGCGCCATGGCCGTCATGGGGTCCACGGTCAACTCGTACAAGCGGTACCGGGACGCGGGCCTCTTCGCGCCCGAGCGGATCGACTGGGGCATGGACGACAAGACCTGCACGGTACGGCTCTCCGCCAACGGTCGCCTGGAGCTCAAACTCCCGGACGCCATGGTCAACCCGTATCTCTCCCACGCCGTCCTGCTCGCCGTCATCTCCGACGGCCTGGCGAACCGGATCGACCCCGGGCCCCCGCAGGGAACCGGCGGTGAGGCCGGGGACCGGTTCCCCGCACTGCCCGCGACCCTGGGCGAGGCCTTGACCGCCTTCGCCGGAGACGCCGTGGTCAGGGGCGGGCTCGGCGAGGAGACCGCCGCTCTCTATCTCGCCTTGAAGGGTGACGAGTGGGCCCGGTTCTGCGCGGCCGTCACCGACTGGGAGCACCTGATGTACGCGGACGGCACGCCCTGA
- the hemB gene encoding porphobilinogen synthase: MSTYGSFPGSRPRRLRTTPALRRMVAETRLHPSDLILPAFVREGVSEPVPISAMPGVVQHTRDTLRKAAVEACAAGVAGIMLFGVPEDSKKDGAGTAGTDPDGILQVAIRDVRAEVGDELVIMSDLCLDEYTDHGHCGVLDAEGRVDNDATLERYAEMAQVQADAGVHVVGPSGMMDGQVGVVRDALDTIGKEDVSILAYTAKYSSAFYGPFREAVGSSLRGDRKTYQQDPANVRESLRELALDLEEGADMVMVKPAGPYLDVLAKVAESVSVPVAAYQISGEYAMVEAAAEKGWIDREKAILETLTGIRRAGAKMILTYWATEVARGL; this comes from the coding sequence ATGAGTACGTACGGTTCTTTTCCCGGGTCCCGGCCGAGGCGGCTGCGGACCACCCCCGCCCTGCGCCGTATGGTCGCCGAGACCCGGCTGCACCCCTCGGATCTGATCCTTCCGGCCTTCGTCCGCGAGGGCGTCTCCGAGCCGGTGCCGATCTCGGCGATGCCGGGCGTCGTCCAGCACACCCGGGACACGCTGCGGAAGGCCGCCGTGGAGGCGTGCGCGGCCGGGGTCGCCGGGATCATGCTCTTCGGGGTGCCGGAGGACTCGAAGAAGGACGGCGCCGGTACGGCCGGGACCGATCCGGACGGCATTCTCCAGGTCGCGATCCGGGATGTGAGGGCCGAGGTCGGCGACGAGCTGGTGATCATGTCGGATCTCTGTCTCGACGAGTACACCGACCATGGGCACTGCGGGGTGCTGGACGCCGAGGGGCGGGTGGACAACGACGCCACGCTGGAGCGGTACGCGGAGATGGCGCAGGTCCAGGCGGACGCGGGCGTCCATGTCGTCGGGCCGAGCGGAATGATGGACGGCCAGGTCGGTGTCGTCCGGGACGCGCTGGACACGATCGGCAAGGAGGACGTGTCGATCCTCGCGTACACCGCGAAGTACTCCTCCGCCTTCTACGGTCCCTTCCGGGAGGCCGTCGGCTCGTCGCTGCGCGGCGACCGCAAGACGTATCAGCAGGACCCGGCGAATGTCCGGGAGTCGCTGCGTGAGCTCGCCCTCGATCTGGAGGAGGGCGCGGACATGGTGATGGTCAAGCCGGCCGGCCCGTATCTGGATGTGCTGGCGAAGGTCGCCGAATCGGTGTCCGTGCCGGTGGCGGCGTACCAGATCAGTGGTGAGTACGCGATGGTCGAGGCGGCGGCGGAGAAGGGCTGGATCGACCGGGAGAAGGCGATCCTGGAGACACTGACAGGGATCCGCCGGGCCGGGGCGAAGATGATCCTCACCTACTGGGCGACGGAGGTCGCGCGCGGGCTCTGA